In Alligator mississippiensis isolate rAllMis1 chromosome 9, rAllMis1, whole genome shotgun sequence, the genomic stretch CttggtgctgcctgggggaggcagagcagggaacaCATGCAGCCGCATGGCCTGCCATGAGCCTGGCACACATCCCATTGCACAGAGGCGCAGGGGTGTCTCCCGAATTTCCCGGTAcccctgggaggggcagggagcggaGCTGGGGCATTGTGCAAGGtcctcccactcccaggctgGGTGACGGTATATAGCGCAGCCGGCCCGGTGCTGGGCACGGTGGCACAGCAGTACCATGCAGCGGGGGAGCCTGTTCCTGCTGGCGGAGATCCTCACCCTCTGGGCCGGGCTGCAGCCTGCGTCTGGGCAGGTCTCTCCAGGTGAGCGCTCCCCCCGACCCCAGCCCGGAGCCTTaacccacacctgccccagcccctgcctcctgcctccccatcccggGGACAGTttgagcatggggcaggggggtgcaagCTGCCACCCTGTGAGGGCATTGCCCCGTGGCATCACATCCCTCTGGAGCAGAGGACTTCTGCCAGCTCCCCGGGGACCCCGGCCCTGCACCATGCACGTCCTGCGCTACTGCCACGACCCAGGGGAGCCCAgccgggctggaggggagggcgagGGACTGCAATCCCAAGTACGGCTCCTGCCCCTTCTCACCGCCCGTCTCTGCCCTCTGCACTGCAGACATCTGCAAGCTCCCGAAGGAAGCCGGCCCCTGCGAGATGTACATCCTTCGCTTCTACTATGACTTAGCCACCAGGACTTGCAGACCTTTCGTTTATGGGGGCTGTAAGGGCAATGAAAACAACTTTGTGTCCTTCCTGGCCTGCCTGGCGACATGCAAGATACCCGGTGAGTCGTGCAGCCGCTGGGAATCGCCAGGTGGCTCTGGGTGCTGGGGTCGAGGCCAGCCCAAaggtggaggaaaggggcatcgctGAGTTATCTGCTCCCTTGCCCCATCGTGCAGGCCCCgggtcagctggggagagggCGAGGGGCTGCGATCCCGGGCAGGGCTCGTGCCCCCTTCTCAGCGCCTGTCTTTGCTCTGGGCTGCAGACATCTGCAGGCTCCCCGCGGACCCTGGCCCCTGCAAGGCGTACATCACTCGCTACTACTATGACGTGGCCACCAGGACCTGCAAGCCTTTCGTTTATGGCGGCTGCGAGGGCAATGAGAACAACTTTGggtcctccctgatctgccagttGACGTGCAAGATCATCGGTGAGTCGTGCGGCCGCTGGAGGTTGCCGGGAGGCTCCAGGTGCTGGGGTCGAAGCCTGGCAGAGGAGAGAggatccctgcccctgccccagcgcaGAGACCCAAGCCTGGctggaggagagggtgaggggcTGCGATCCCAGGCAGGGCCCTCTCCTCACTGCCCATCTCTGCCTGGGTCAGGGGTgtgcaggctgccccaggaccccggcccctgcctggcccacgTGCTCGCCCACTACCACaaagctgccctgggcaggtgcgAGACGTCCAGCTCCGGGCGCTGCAGGGCAACGGGAACCGGTTCCCAGTGACAATGTGTCTCCGGGCCTGCGGGCAGCGAGCTGAGGGcgggatggggagcaggggtcGAGCTGTGCGGGCCGGGACCTTCCAGGACCCCCTCGGCCCCGACCTCCAGCACCTCCAGGACATCCTGGTGCTGCTCCCGGGGGTGGTGCGGTtccctgggggggcaggaggccaCCTCACCCCTCCCCGCAGTCCTAGAGCTGACCCCTCCTAAGGGGACGAGGTCCTGGAGCGAACCCCTCTCCGCTCTGACCgactttccctccccactcaggGCAACTCCGAGAGTGACCCCGTGCAGGAGCCGGGCCTGCAGGTCCCAGACTCCCCCGTGGACCCAGCCTGTGGCTCCAGACACCGATGGGACACATGACCCCAGCACCGGGGTCTGCTTCCCGCACCCCCGatggcagctccagcctccatGCAATAAAGACCCGACTTTGCAGCTTCCTGCAATCTCCCTCCTGCGGGTCTTGTCCCTGCAtcccagcgccagccccagccccgggcagagagagggggcatCACTCGCCCTGCCTGGGGCGACGTCCGGGCTCCCAAAGCAGGACCCGCCGGGGCCCGAGCAAGGCTGTAGCTGGTTCCTGGTGGGGCAACTGTTCCCTTTGCCGTGGGGCAACACAGCGCGGTTCCCCGCACTACAGGCGCCGGGGGAAGCCGGCTGCACCGTGGGTCCAGGGAAACGTGGCCTGTGCCCGTGACCGCCCCCAGCTGCAGAcacagtgggggaagaggagcgCTGGCATCCTGGCCCTGGTTAGGGCCCTTTGGGGTGGTGGAGAGGGCTGGGGGCccgggcagggatggagctgggctgggatgtcCCAGTGGTCCTTGCGCCCATTGCTCAGGGAAGCAGGTGTCTGCCCTGAGCTGGGACATGGTTGCTCTGGCCTGTGGCCCTcgggcttcctgccagcccccgTCTCAGGTGTCCAACTCCTGCCTCAGGCCGGGGCAGTGAGAAGgggtcagcacctgccctgcctgggggcCCTGGGTCCCTGGGCTTGCCCCCATGGGGCCGCGGCCAGGCAGGATTGCACGGGGAGGGTCCTGGGGAGCAGCCCACGGTGCAGGGACCCCGAGCGCTCGGGCTGGGCTGCGGGGAGCCCTTGTCTCTGCCCGCAGGCAAGGCTGTGGCACCACCGATCCCAGCGCCcgcctgcacctgggctctgggctgtacTGGGCGGCCCCCCCCGGCTGCGGTGCCCTCGCGCCCCTTGCAAGGGAAAGGGGGGTCTGGCTGTGCAGCGCCAGCACCAGTGCCTGGCACCGGGTTTTGGGCCCTGCTGCCTGCGGGGAGCACGGGGACCGGCAATCCCAGGGGCCGCTGGCACCTGGGGACCTGGCACGTCTTGGGCCCCCACCTCTGTGCGCCATGCTCGGCCTCTGGCA encodes the following:
- the LOC102568515 gene encoding kunitz-type serine protease inhibitor vestiginin-7 → MQRGSLFLLAEILTLWAGLQPASGQVSPDICKLPKEAGPCEMYILRFYYDLATRTCRPFVYGGCKGNENNFVSFLACLATCKIPDICRLPADPGPCKAYITRYYYDVATRTCKPFVYGGCEGNENNFGSSLICQLTCKIIGQLRE